From a region of the Paenibacillus sp. R14(2021) genome:
- a CDS encoding FAD-dependent oxidoreductase encodes MERSLLLQPGRIGSLTTKHRILMGAMHLGIEGSRESLPQLIAFYRERVRGGAELIMTGNVAVLPEGGGTGMFDLTEPDHRAQLAELADAIRRDGGRLALQLAHRGRYASSKETGLMPWAPSPIPSRLTKETPAEMTREDIARLKEAFAEGAAFAAHTGFAAIEIMGSEGYLLNEFVSPLTNQRDDEYGQGHEGRMKLCLEILEGIRARVGGGFPLIYRMSGDDCMEGSTTREETLELARRLAKSGADALNIGIGWHESAIPTVGAIVPPGAFASIAGTIRAEVDIPVIGANRIHTAEVAERLLLRGDLDFIAPARPWLADASFAGKIAAGDFDGLNLCISCNQVCLDHTMGHPPKPVGCLVNPRAGREAEEVSPAGVPLSVAVVGGGVAGLQAAKTAAERGHRVTLYEETARLGGQFLLASHIPGKGAFRETIRYFRVALHRLGVDIRMSSVPDAQELAGFDRMIMATGVQPYVPELLEGADLPHVCTYAELLAGTRPFGRKIAVIGGGGIGSDVAHYLAERMSLQPEEAAFFAERGQEAQPAVPAAITLVSRSEKVAKGVGPTSRWVLLGELKRRGVRVLKGYRCTGITAEGIWVESDAERLFVEADQVVLCTGQRSRMEPGLLKMEQAAADVVGGAADPSELNAARAIRQAYEAALGL; translated from the coding sequence ATGGAACGATCACTGCTGCTGCAGCCGGGGCGCATCGGCTCCCTTACAACGAAGCATCGCATCTTGATGGGCGCGATGCATCTGGGTATTGAAGGAAGCCGGGAATCGCTGCCCCAGCTGATCGCCTTCTACCGGGAACGGGTGCGGGGCGGAGCCGAGCTCATCATGACCGGCAACGTCGCCGTGCTGCCCGAAGGCGGGGGAACCGGCATGTTCGACCTGACGGAGCCCGATCATCGCGCGCAGCTGGCGGAGCTGGCCGACGCGATCCGGCGCGACGGGGGGCGGCTGGCGCTTCAGCTGGCCCATCGGGGCAGGTACGCGAGCAGTAAGGAGACGGGCCTCATGCCGTGGGCGCCAAGTCCGATCCCTTCGCGGCTGACGAAGGAGACGCCAGCGGAGATGACGCGCGAGGACATCGCCCGGTTGAAGGAAGCTTTCGCCGAAGGCGCGGCATTCGCAGCGCACACAGGCTTCGCAGCGATCGAAATCATGGGTTCCGAAGGCTATCTGCTGAACGAGTTCGTCTCGCCTCTAACGAACCAGCGGGACGACGAATACGGGCAGGGCCACGAGGGACGGATGAAGCTCTGCCTTGAAATCCTCGAAGGCATCCGCGCGCGTGTCGGCGGTGGTTTTCCTCTCATCTATCGGATGTCCGGCGACGACTGCATGGAAGGAAGCACAACGCGGGAGGAGACACTGGAGCTGGCCCGGCGCCTTGCGAAGAGCGGCGCCGACGCGCTCAATATCGGCATCGGTTGGCATGAATCCGCGATTCCAACGGTCGGTGCGATCGTGCCGCCGGGCGCTTTCGCCTCCATCGCTGGCACAATCCGTGCCGAAGTCGATATTCCGGTTATCGGCGCGAACCGCATCCATACGGCGGAGGTCGCGGAGCGGCTGCTGCTGCGGGGCGACCTGGATTTCATCGCCCCGGCACGGCCGTGGCTCGCGGACGCCTCGTTCGCTGGTAAGATCGCCGCAGGCGACTTCGACGGGCTGAACCTGTGCATCTCCTGCAACCAGGTTTGCCTGGATCATACGATGGGCCATCCGCCGAAGCCGGTCGGCTGCCTGGTTAATCCGCGCGCGGGGCGCGAAGCGGAAGAGGTGTCACCTGCTGGCGTGCCGTTGAGCGTTGCCGTCGTAGGCGGCGGCGTCGCAGGGCTGCAAGCGGCCAAAACCGCCGCCGAGCGCGGTCACAGGGTGACGCTGTACGAGGAGACGGCACGGCTCGGCGGTCAGTTTCTACTCGCGTCGCACATTCCCGGCAAAGGGGCGTTTCGCGAGACGATCCGCTACTTCCGCGTGGCCTTGCATCGGCTTGGCGTGGACATCCGCATGTCGAGCGTGCCGGATGCCCAGGAGCTGGCCGGGTTCGACCGAATGATAATGGCAACCGGCGTGCAGCCGTATGTGCCTGAATTGCTGGAGGGCGCGGATTTGCCCCATGTGTGCACCTATGCCGAGCTGCTCGCGGGAACGCGGCCGTTCGGCAGGAAAATCGCGGTCATAGGCGGAGGCGGCATCGGCAGCGACGTGGCGCATTATTTGGCCGAACGGATGAGTCTGCAGCCGGAAGAAGCCGCCTTCTTCGCCGAGCGCGGACAGGAAGCACAGCCTGCGGTACCGGCCGCAATTACGCTCGTCTCCCGTTCGGAGAAGGTGGCGAAGGGCGTCGGTCCGACCTCCCGCTGGGTACTGCTCGGTGAGCTGAAGCGCCGCGGCGTCCGCGTGCTGAAGGGCTATCGCTGCACCGGCATCACAGCGGAGGGCATCTGGGTCGAGAGCGATGCGGAGAGGCTGTTCGTGGAAGCCGACCAGGTCGTGCTTTGCACGGGCCAGCGGTCACGCATGGAGCCGGGCCTGCTTAAGATGGAACAAGCGGCGGCGGACGTGGTCGGCGGAGCAGCCGATCCGTCGGAGCTCAATGCCGCAAGGGCGATTAGGCAGGCGTACGAAGCGGCACTTGGGCTGTAA
- a CDS encoding VOC family protein has protein sequence MRLLNEIDAQTEIGTVYLRVSNLEKSLAFYREVVGLQVLSSTKGEAKLGVPGSEPLLQLREIPGALPRPRRSGAGLYHFALLVPSRLALGLALRNLVASGIHIGQADHLVSEALYIADPDNNGIEIYRDRPKAEWQWNENGYVRMAVDPIDWDGLLAEAGDAPWNGLPAGTKVGHIHLHVTELPTSEHFYIDVLGFSITSQSANSALFISAGGYHHHIGLNVWAGVGAELTPANVPGLDRYEIVLPSEEAQMAVFARLQAASVPLQTDRGTVIVHDPSGIQIHLIVRGSA, from the coding sequence ATGAGGTTGTTGAATGAAATTGATGCGCAAACCGAGATTGGAACGGTCTATTTGCGGGTAAGTAATTTAGAGAAGTCGCTAGCCTTCTACCGGGAGGTCGTAGGCTTACAGGTGCTGTCCAGCACGAAAGGCGAAGCCAAGCTTGGCGTACCGGGCTCGGAGCCGCTGCTGCAGCTGCGCGAAATACCAGGCGCGCTGCCTCGTCCGCGCAGATCGGGCGCGGGGCTGTATCATTTTGCGCTGCTCGTGCCGAGCCGCCTTGCACTGGGACTGGCGCTGCGCAATCTTGTAGCGAGCGGCATTCATATCGGGCAGGCGGATCATCTCGTGAGCGAAGCGCTGTACATCGCGGACCCGGACAATAACGGCATCGAGATCTACCGGGACCGTCCGAAAGCGGAGTGGCAGTGGAATGAGAATGGCTATGTCCGCATGGCTGTCGACCCCATCGACTGGGACGGATTGCTGGCAGAAGCGGGAGATGCCCCGTGGAACGGATTGCCTGCCGGCACGAAGGTAGGCCATATTCACCTTCATGTCACGGAGCTTCCGACGTCGGAGCATTTCTATATCGATGTGCTTGGTTTCAGCATCACGTCGCAGTCGGCTAATTCCGCCCTCTTTATTTCGGCAGGCGGGTATCACCACCATATCGGGCTGAACGTCTGGGCAGGGGTGGGAGCGGAGCTTACGCCCGCGAATGTCCCCGGCTTGGACCGCTACGAAATCGTGCTGCCGTCGGAAGAGGCCCAGATGGCCGTCTTCGCCAGGCTGCAGGCGGCAAGCGTTCCGCTGCAAACCGACCGGGGGACGGTCATCGTTCATGACCCTTCCGGCATCCAAATTCATCTGATCGTCCGCGGTTCCGCCTAA
- a CDS encoding ParB/RepB/Spo0J family partition protein, with protein MDIVHIDMYLIDEDTDQPRYQFDQEALEELMKSIEELGLLSPIKVRTTPDGRYKIIYGNRRYKASKMLNKPTIPCIVSTATDEMDIYLEQIAENLTREGFSPIEEAEAFHKLMNESKFNSSLKFLAGKLGKPENYIKNKCELLKFGNAVRKLIVSGTHIRKDKLTEDQVLPIKDLPIEYRDPLALIVARDEMPVSDVKKIVKLFKDKDISEGTKDKLLYKSGYELLQTWSTVQQNKKERERAAELKAEQEERAAEAKAERARLAAEAAAAAAGAAGGAKAAAAPDGLGSAALGAVPASGAAKPAGLAAGGGLLGAAGGALAEVAASVLAGAAAPAGEASLAASLQQLLASLSAAQPLPQEALDAYAAAQPQEADHAVFAAGVEALIHGLEQQLAQWRGVQLMAKAKTVAAQ; from the coding sequence ATGGATATTGTTCACATTGACATGTATTTAATCGATGAGGATACGGACCAGCCGCGCTACCAGTTCGATCAGGAAGCGCTCGAGGAACTCATGAAGAGCATCGAGGAGCTCGGCCTCCTCTCGCCCATTAAGGTGCGGACGACGCCTGACGGACGCTACAAAATCATTTATGGCAACCGCCGCTACAAAGCCAGCAAAATGCTGAACAAGCCCACCATTCCCTGCATTGTCTCGACGGCAACGGATGAGATGGACATTTATCTGGAGCAGATCGCCGAGAATCTGACGCGGGAAGGCTTCTCCCCGATCGAAGAGGCAGAGGCGTTCCACAAGCTGATGAACGAATCGAAGTTCAACAGCTCCTTGAAGTTTCTGGCAGGAAAGCTTGGCAAGCCGGAGAATTACATCAAGAACAAATGCGAGCTGCTGAAATTCGGGAATGCCGTTCGTAAGCTCATCGTCAGCGGCACGCATATCCGCAAGGATAAGCTGACGGAAGATCAAGTGCTGCCCATTAAGGATCTGCCGATCGAGTACCGCGATCCGCTTGCGCTGATCGTGGCAAGGGACGAAATGCCGGTCAGCGACGTGAAGAAGATCGTGAAGCTGTTCAAGGACAAGGACATCTCGGAGGGCACGAAAGACAAGCTGCTCTATAAATCCGGCTACGAGCTGCTCCAAACCTGGTCCACCGTGCAGCAGAACAAGAAGGAACGCGAACGTGCCGCCGAGCTGAAAGCTGAGCAGGAGGAGCGTGCGGCGGAGGCGAAGGCCGAGAGGGCGCGTCTTGCCGCCGAAGCGGCTGCGGCGGCCGCAGGCGCGGCTGGCGGCGCGAAAGCTGCGGCGGCGCCGGACGGCCTAGGCAGCGCAGCGCTTGGCGCGGTGCCTGCCAGCGGCGCGGCGAAGCCGGCCGGCTTGGCTGCCGGCGGCGGGCTGCTAGGCGCAGCGGGCGGCGCGCTCGCGGAGGTTGCCGCGTCGGTGCTCGCCGGAGCGGCGGCGCCAGCCGGCGAAGCTTCGCTCGCGGCAAGCCTGCAGCAGCTGCTGGCTTCGCTGTCCGCAGCGCAGCCGCTCCCGCAGGAAGCGCTGGACGCCTATGCCGCAGCGCAGCCGCAAGAAGCCGACCACGCGGTCTTCGCTGCCGGCGTGGAAGCGCTCATCCATGGGCTTGAGCAGCAGCTCGCCCAGTGGCGCGGCGTTCAATTGATGGCCAAGGCCAAGACGGTCGCTGCCCAATAG
- a CDS encoding sugar phosphate isomerase/epimerase — MSYLSLSTWSLHRNLGPLRWTQWDAEARKHVFVETPQPELMKLVDLPVFLAKEGFGALEIGHFHFPSTDDAYLAELKDAFKRAGISFDTILLDYGDISSSDETRRQADLAYIREWIDVAAKAGAKNIRVVAGESEPSDEAALARAIDALLELHEYGQSTNVRVITENFKPLTSKAVNCLAIVNAFDGKLNLIDDFGNFKGESKYEELAAIMPYAVSIHAKAHYDENGMPDLEEYTRCLDLLKQGNYAGAVSLIYDGPGDMWEGINRVRRIVEPYLQ; from the coding sequence ATGAGTTATCTATCGCTAAGTACATGGAGTCTGCACCGCAATCTCGGACCGCTGCGCTGGACGCAGTGGGATGCGGAGGCCCGCAAGCATGTGTTCGTCGAAACACCGCAGCCGGAGCTGATGAAGCTCGTCGATCTGCCGGTCTTTCTGGCCAAGGAAGGCTTCGGCGCGCTGGAAATCGGCCACTTCCATTTCCCTTCCACGGACGACGCCTATTTGGCTGAGCTCAAGGACGCCTTCAAGCGCGCAGGCATTTCGTTCGATACGATACTGCTCGATTACGGCGATATCTCAAGCTCCGACGAGACGCGCAGGCAAGCCGACCTCGCTTATATCCGAGAATGGATTGACGTCGCGGCCAAAGCCGGAGCGAAGAACATCCGCGTCGTCGCCGGCGAAAGCGAGCCTTCGGACGAAGCGGCGCTCGCCCGGGCCATCGATGCGCTTCTGGAGCTGCACGAATACGGACAAAGCACCAACGTCCGCGTGATTACGGAGAACTTCAAGCCGCTGACCTCGAAGGCCGTCAACTGCCTGGCCATCGTGAACGCATTCGATGGCAAGCTGAACCTGATCGACGATTTCGGCAATTTCAAGGGCGAATCCAAATACGAGGAACTCGCCGCCATTATGCCTTACGCCGTATCGATTCACGCCAAGGCCCACTATGACGAGAATGGCATGCCGGACTTAGAGGAATACACGCGCTGCCTCGACCTGCTGAAGCAAGGCAATTACGCAGGCGCGGTATCACTCATTTACGACGGACCCGGCGATATGTGGGAAGGCATCAACAGAGTGCGCCGCATCGTGGAGCCGTACCTGCAATAG
- a CDS encoding TerC family protein codes for MELLLLILEILLVNLVLSGDNAVVIALASRNLPAENRQKAVWWGATAAVGLRIVLTAVAVFLLKVPFIQIAGALLLFWVAVSLLKDDGESKNIVGAQSLWKAIRVIVMADFIMSLDNVLAIASIAENNIWIMAIGIALSIPIIVWGSQLIMVLLHKFPVFIYIGAGILGYTAGEMLEESDTFTSALRKVAEWADNLFPFLCGVLVIAVGYVLQKRERSRVQEA; via the coding sequence ATGGAATTGTTGCTGTTGATTTTGGAGATTTTGCTCGTCAATCTCGTTCTGAGCGGCGATAACGCCGTCGTCATCGCGCTTGCCAGCCGCAACTTGCCGGCAGAGAACCGGCAGAAGGCGGTTTGGTGGGGCGCGACTGCTGCAGTGGGACTTCGGATCGTGCTGACGGCGGTCGCCGTGTTCCTGCTTAAAGTGCCGTTTATCCAGATCGCCGGCGCGCTTCTGTTGTTCTGGGTCGCCGTGTCGCTGCTGAAGGATGACGGAGAAAGCAAGAACATCGTCGGCGCGCAGTCGCTCTGGAAGGCCATCCGTGTCATCGTTATGGCGGACTTCATCATGAGCCTCGACAACGTGCTCGCCATCGCGTCCATCGCGGAAAACAATATTTGGATTATGGCGATCGGCATTGCGCTCAGCATTCCGATTATTGTATGGGGCAGTCAGCTGATCATGGTGCTGCTGCACAAATTCCCTGTTTTCATCTACATCGGCGCCGGTATTCTCGGCTATACCGCAGGCGAAATGCTGGAGGAGAGCGATACGTTTACGTCGGCGCTGCGTAAAGTCGCGGAGTGGGCGGACAACCTGTTCCCGTTCCTGTGCGGCGTGCTTGTCATTGCAGTCGGTTATG
- a CDS encoding ABC transporter ATP-binding protein encodes MAKAIDNWQMDSKTDITMTKNPDKNSSAYKGLYGYAKPHMWTFLAVFGCIILAIAADLLQPYLVKIAIDDHLMAGDRHAATLLAISAIYLLLSLGGFLFTYLQNNLLQYAGQSIVAAIRKQLFRHITKQSMSYFDRVPSGSLITHVSSDTESLNQFFSQVLLSVLRDGLTLVFIIVLMFKLDVTMTLYCLILLPIITLNAIAFRSYMRTTYQMARTNLSRLVAFVAENLAGMHIIQIFHQEKEQQKQFAERNQSYFRSNLREIRTNVLFNRSFDMLGNLSVAFVTWLGGNAVLGHSIQFGVLFAFITYIRQFFQPINNITQQWNTLQSATVSMNRIWGIFDTVPEVQDKDKPLDASDNEAVKGRVDFNGVKFAYKEGLPVIHHLDLHVQPGEMIGIVGTTGAGKSSLISLLCRFYDVLEGSVEIDGIDVRDLPQERLHRLVGLVQQEPYLYSGSIIDNVRLFDETVSREQVIDACRLVGADVLITGMKDGYETLLSERGSGLSAGERQLISFARIIVFKPRILILDEATANLDSHSEQLIQQALAVVSEGRTTLVIAHRLSTIMGADRIIVMRQGEIVEEGSHRELLAEGGYYEELYRHSQGQREGAGKHAG; translated from the coding sequence TTGGCTAAAGCGATCGATAATTGGCAGATGGACAGCAAGACCGATATCACGATGACGAAGAACCCGGACAAGAACAGCTCCGCGTACAAAGGGCTGTACGGTTATGCCAAGCCGCATATGTGGACGTTTCTGGCCGTATTCGGCTGCATTATACTTGCGATAGCAGCGGATTTGCTGCAGCCGTACTTAGTGAAGATCGCCATTGACGATCATCTCATGGCCGGCGACCGGCATGCCGCAACGCTGCTTGCGATCTCGGCTATCTACCTGCTGCTCTCGCTAGGCGGATTCTTGTTTACTTACCTGCAGAACAATCTGCTCCAATATGCGGGACAGAGCATTGTCGCTGCGATTCGGAAGCAGCTGTTCCGCCATATTACGAAGCAGTCGATGTCGTATTTCGACCGGGTACCTAGCGGCAGCCTGATCACGCATGTATCGAGCGATACGGAGTCGCTTAATCAATTCTTCAGCCAAGTGCTGCTGAGCGTGCTGCGCGACGGGCTGACGCTCGTGTTCATTATCGTGCTGATGTTCAAGCTCGATGTGACCATGACGCTGTACTGCCTCATTCTGCTGCCGATCATTACGCTGAATGCGATCGCCTTCCGCTCCTATATGCGCACGACCTATCAGATGGCGAGGACGAATTTGTCGCGTCTCGTAGCCTTCGTGGCCGAGAATTTGGCCGGCATGCACATCATCCAAATCTTTCACCAGGAGAAGGAGCAGCAGAAACAGTTTGCCGAGCGCAATCAGTCGTACTTCCGTTCCAATCTGCGCGAAATCCGCACGAACGTGCTGTTCAACCGTTCCTTCGATATGCTGGGCAACTTGTCGGTGGCGTTCGTCACTTGGCTGGGGGGGAATGCGGTGCTCGGCCATTCGATTCAGTTCGGGGTGCTGTTTGCGTTCATTACGTATATCCGTCAGTTCTTCCAGCCGATCAATAACATTACGCAGCAGTGGAATACGCTTCAGTCCGCGACGGTGTCGATGAACCGGATCTGGGGCATATTTGATACGGTGCCGGAGGTACAGGATAAGGATAAGCCGCTGGATGCGAGCGATAACGAGGCGGTCAAGGGCCGGGTCGACTTTAACGGCGTGAAATTCGCATATAAGGAAGGCTTGCCGGTCATTCATCATCTGGACCTGCATGTGCAGCCCGGAGAGATGATTGGCATCGTCGGCACGACGGGCGCGGGCAAGAGCTCGCTCATCAGCCTGCTGTGCCGGTTCTATGACGTGCTAGAAGGCAGCGTCGAGATCGATGGCATCGATGTCCGCGACCTGCCGCAGGAACGGTTGCACCGACTGGTGGGACTGGTGCAGCAGGAGCCGTATCTGTATTCCGGCAGCATCATCGACAATGTCCGGCTGTTCGACGAGACGGTATCGCGGGAGCAGGTCATCGACGCATGCCGGCTAGTCGGAGCGGATGTGCTGATCACGGGCATGAAGGATGGGTACGAAACGCTTTTATCCGAGCGGGGCAGCGGATTGTCCGCTGGGGAGAGGCAGCTGATTTCGTTCGCCAGAATCATCGTGTTCAAGCCGCGTATCCTCATTCTCGACGAGGCGACCGCGAATTTGGATTCCCATTCCGAGCAGCTCATTCAACAGGCGCTCGCGGTCGTGTCGGAAGGGAGAACGACGCTCGTTATCGCGCACCGGTTGTCCACGATTATGGGCGCGGACCGGATTATCGTCATGCGGCAGGGCGAGATCGTCGAGGAAGGCAGCCATCGGGAGCTGCTCGCGGAAGGCGGCTATTACGAGGAGCTGTATCGTCATTCGCAGGGGCAGCGTGAAGGAGCGGGTAAGCACGCGGGATAG
- a CDS encoding SDR family NAD(P)-dependent oxidoreductase has translation MSAAFHGKKVLITGSSRGIGRATALAFAKAGADVAIHYRRDVEAAQATADEVRAFGVQALVCKAELESPAEIDAMFDQLTQEWGALDVFMANAAATAFKPVLDTKDYHLDRTYQVVIKSVLQAVQRAVPLMEGRAGRILTVSSLGSQFALPNYSNIGSAKAALESMSRYLAAELGPKGITCNVISPGVVETDSVRFYAKDTFDTFKANIISRTPLGRLTQPEDVAHAALFLAGEGAGFITGQVLGVDGGLTLIAYGPDGR, from the coding sequence TTGTCTGCTGCATTTCATGGGAAAAAGGTACTGATTACCGGGAGCTCTCGCGGCATCGGACGCGCGACGGCGCTTGCTTTCGCGAAGGCAGGCGCGGATGTGGCGATTCATTATCGCCGGGACGTGGAGGCTGCTCAGGCGACGGCGGACGAGGTTCGCGCGTTCGGCGTGCAGGCGCTCGTCTGCAAAGCCGAGCTGGAGTCGCCGGCGGAGATCGATGCGATGTTCGATCAGCTGACGCAGGAATGGGGCGCGCTGGACGTCTTCATGGCGAACGCCGCGGCTACCGCGTTCAAGCCGGTGCTCGATACGAAGGACTACCATCTCGACCGCACGTATCAGGTCGTGATCAAGAGCGTCCTGCAGGCCGTGCAGCGGGCGGTCCCGCTGATGGAAGGAAGGGCCGGGCGTATCTTGACGGTGTCGAGTCTCGGCAGCCAGTTCGCGCTGCCGAACTATTCGAACATCGGCTCCGCCAAGGCGGCGCTGGAATCGATGTCGCGCTATTTGGCGGCGGAGCTCGGCCCGAAGGGCATTACGTGCAACGTCATTTCGCCCGGCGTGGTCGAAACGGACTCCGTGCGCTTCTACGCCAAAGATACGTTCGATACCTTCAAGGCGAACATAATCAGCCGCACGCCGCTCGGTCGTCTTACGCAGCCGGAGGACGTGGCGCACGCAGCGCTGTTCCTGGCCGGCGAAGGGGCCGGCTTCATCACGGGGCAGGTGCTCGGCGTGGACGGCGGGCTGACGCTGATTGCGTACGGTCCTGACGGGCGGTAA
- a CDS encoding ABC transporter ATP-binding protein, whose translation MASRRGLLIDFLRSKWYIYVSGISFTMAANLFQAYYPKVLGSFTDQLQQNGLTQEVVLHASLVLLIIGIAYGVLGGIGQFHIMYVGRLFEKFTRKRLFKHFTKLGEQFYAKNGVGKLLSYVMNDVTTVRESISMGVNQTANATMLIVSAVAMMVVSSIPPLLILICISPLLAIPWIVVKMGPVIRKRSHAVQESLGKMTEAAEEQFGGIRVTKKFAVETIMNRRFGDTVDRIKDNQLKLVRVSSFFQALIPFLGALSLIITLAYGGYVTLTGQLSLGNFVALTLYVRMMVNPLQQIGNVINTIQRSRASLERVNDLMSRQPEIEEHETAVDADWARKTLAVEELSFAYPGASREALQEVSFTLEPGKTLGIIGKTGSGKTTLVKLLLRVYDAPAGTVKIGGTDLTEVTIESLRSGIAYVPQDGFLFSTTIRDNIAFFRRSTELSVVKKAALHAQIHDSIMSFPDGFETKLGERGVTLSGGQRQRTALARGLLMNAPILILDDSVSAVDAVTETGIIDTIRSERKGKTTILIAHRISAIKHADEIIVMDEGRIVQRGTHDSLLAEHGIYAMLHAIQEEGSSVG comes from the coding sequence ATGGCAAGCAGACGCGGACTACTCATCGACTTTTTACGTTCCAAATGGTATATCTACGTCTCCGGTATTTCATTCACGATGGCAGCCAATTTGTTTCAAGCCTACTACCCGAAGGTACTCGGGTCGTTTACGGACCAGCTGCAGCAGAACGGGCTTACGCAGGAAGTGGTGCTGCATGCCAGCCTCGTGCTGCTCATCATCGGCATCGCTTATGGGGTGCTGGGCGGGATTGGGCAATTTCATATCATGTACGTCGGTCGATTGTTTGAGAAGTTTACGCGCAAAAGGCTGTTTAAGCATTTTACGAAGCTCGGCGAGCAATTCTATGCCAAGAACGGCGTCGGCAAGCTGCTCAGCTATGTTATGAACGATGTGACGACGGTGCGGGAGTCCATCTCCATGGGCGTGAACCAGACGGCCAACGCCACCATGCTGATCGTGTCGGCCGTTGCGATGATGGTGGTGAGCTCCATTCCGCCGCTGCTCATTCTGATTTGTATATCGCCGCTGCTCGCCATTCCTTGGATTGTGGTGAAGATGGGCCCGGTCATTCGGAAGCGGTCGCATGCCGTGCAGGAGTCGCTGGGCAAAATGACGGAAGCCGCGGAGGAGCAGTTCGGCGGCATCCGGGTGACGAAGAAATTCGCGGTGGAAACGATCATGAATCGCCGCTTCGGCGATACGGTGGATCGAATCAAGGACAATCAGCTGAAGCTGGTTCGCGTGTCCTCGTTCTTCCAAGCACTCATTCCCTTTCTCGGTGCCTTGTCGCTTATTATTACGCTCGCCTACGGCGGGTATGTGACGCTTACGGGACAGCTCTCCCTGGGCAATTTTGTTGCGCTTACACTCTATGTCCGGATGATGGTGAATCCGCTTCAACAGATCGGCAACGTCATCAATACGATTCAACGCTCCCGCGCCTCACTCGAACGCGTTAATGATCTTATGTCGAGGCAGCCGGAGATCGAAGAGCATGAAACCGCCGTCGATGCGGACTGGGCACGCAAGACGCTTGCTGTAGAGGAGCTGTCGTTTGCTTATCCAGGCGCAAGCAGGGAAGCGCTGCAAGAGGTTTCGTTTACGCTGGAGCCGGGCAAGACGCTCGGCATCATCGGCAAGACGGGCAGCGGCAAAACAACGCTCGTCAAGCTGCTGCTCCGCGTATACGATGCGCCGGCAGGGACGGTTAAGATCGGCGGCACGGATCTTACAGAAGTGACCATCGAGAGCCTGCGCAGCGGAATCGCCTATGTGCCGCAGGACGGCTTTCTCTTCAGTACGACGATTCGGGACAATATCGCCTTCTTCCGCAGAAGCACGGAGCTCTCCGTTGTGAAGAAAGCGGCGCTGCACGCCCAGATCCACGACAGCATCATGTCGTTCCCGGACGGCTTCGAGACGAAGCTCGGCGAACGGGGCGTAACCCTCTCCGGCGGACAGCGCCAGCGGACGGCGCTTGCGCGGGGCTTGCTTATGAACGCGCCGATCCTCATTCTGGACGACAGCGTCAGCGCCGTCGATGCCGTCACGGAGACAGGCATCATCGATACGATTCGCAGCGAGCGCAAGGGCAAAACGACGATTCTGATCGCCCATCGAATCAGTGCAATCAAGCATGCCGATGAAATCATCGTTATGGATGAAGGCCGCATCGTGCAGCGAGGAACGCATGATTCGCTCCTCGCGGAGCATGGCATCTACGCGATGCTGCACGCCATTCAAGAGGAGGGAAGCAGCGTTGGCTAA